The Miltoncostaea oceani genome includes a region encoding these proteins:
- a CDS encoding single-stranded DNA-binding protein, with protein sequence MPADLNTVGLVGRLTRDPELRYTAAGEAVCAMRLAVATRTRTGEDWEDRPNFFDVSVFGRNGEAAAEHLTKGRRIGVAGRLAWREWQADDGSRREAVQVIASSVQYLDAPRPAETEAVPVGGGANGKGAPGGDDASL encoded by the coding sequence GTGCCCGCTGACCTCAACACCGTCGGGCTCGTCGGTCGACTGACCCGCGATCCCGAGCTTCGCTACACGGCCGCCGGTGAGGCGGTCTGCGCGATGCGCCTGGCCGTCGCCACGCGCACGCGCACCGGGGAGGACTGGGAGGACCGGCCGAACTTCTTCGACGTCTCGGTCTTCGGCCGAAACGGCGAGGCCGCTGCCGAGCACCTGACCAAGGGGCGGCGCATCGGCGTCGCCGGTCGCCTGGCCTGGCGCGAGTGGCAGGCCGACGACGGCTCGCGCCGTGAGGCGGTCCAGGTGATCGCGTCATCGGTGCAGTACCTGGACGCCCCGCGCCCCGCTGAGACCGAGGCCGTGCCGGTCGGCGGGGGCGCGAACGGAAAGGGGGCGCCTGGTGGCGACGACGCATCCCTCTGA
- a CDS encoding winged helix-turn-helix domain-containing protein gives MATTHPSERPALILAPEVTNDVAGAAIDEAEADRLYAEAMAAARRAARVAAELERAAAQAPQPGWQLAAASCRRAEGSLRAAAEAVPEVPVDATAEPRRALVIDPLSIDRLRRAAFWEGRPLTLTRMEFDLLVALAERAGEVMHKDDLLRQVWGYAARARTRTVDSHASRLRRSLIGVGAPGTIIVNVWGIGYRLVVPDAERAA, from the coding sequence GTGGCGACGACGCATCCCTCTGAGCGCCCCGCGCTCATCCTCGCGCCCGAGGTCACCAACGACGTCGCGGGCGCAGCCATCGACGAGGCCGAGGCCGACCGCCTCTACGCCGAGGCGATGGCCGCCGCCCGCAGGGCCGCACGCGTCGCCGCCGAGCTGGAGCGCGCCGCGGCCCAGGCCCCACAGCCTGGCTGGCAGCTCGCGGCGGCGTCCTGCCGTCGTGCTGAGGGCAGCCTGCGCGCCGCCGCCGAGGCGGTCCCCGAGGTGCCGGTCGACGCGACCGCCGAGCCCCGGCGGGCGCTGGTGATCGATCCGTTGTCGATCGACCGCCTTCGCCGGGCTGCCTTCTGGGAGGGCCGACCCCTCACCCTTACCCGGATGGAGTTCGATCTCCTGGTCGCGCTCGCCGAGCGAGCAGGGGAGGTCATGCACAAGGACGACCTGCTGCGTCAGGTCTGGGGCTACGCCGCCCGGGCGCGCACGCGCACCGTCGATTCGCACGCCTCGCGCCTTCGCCGCTCCCTGATCGGCGTGGGAGCGCCCGGCACGATCATCGTCAACGTCTGGGGCATCGGCTATCGCCTGGTCGTGCCGGACGCGGAGCGGGCCGCGTGA
- a CDS encoding ParB/RepB/Spo0J family partition protein, with protein sequence MTTETKDATTSTLAVLDIEAITTREGWNPRTHDDETEHQALTASVRAQGILQPLLVERTDVGPVLIDGHRRLAAARAAGLTAVPVIERTGDEGEAAQLAAALAANLRRSGLDPIEEARAYARATEAGWPQRRIAEAVGCSRRHVSERLRLLRLPESVTEAISDGVLTLASVPRVEAVAAVSASVAEGLVAALRDGAATSADLTERPDVVLSELAEHRPEGLVLATLPGYLDLSHLLDPEADAELSARAEAAGVSGVHLTVEDLDAARAYGCLIEFTEREDSYWRRGWVADSPWLTDRARLHIERVEDRAAEREREDAVRRAADDQARAEHAARDAEARGEDPQAAAASVAGESDGERRARERAEAAEDRRSARLANLDLGRRALLAYDEPQAITTEMARALALAALHHHQAEAARGLVLCHERLQTTETRTTKAGAMSEKVSYAEPDEAERALSEWIEGARTPEQVIGRALQALALGWFADQAALPRSERRPGVVPGRWGGGIAAGLPALAAALARPVLPERIAAQLRESHDPEALAA encoded by the coding sequence ATGACCACCGAGACCAAGGACGCCACGACGAGCACGCTCGCCGTACTCGACATCGAGGCGATCACCACCCGCGAAGGATGGAATCCGCGCACCCACGACGACGAGACGGAGCATCAGGCGCTGACCGCCTCGGTGCGCGCCCAGGGCATCCTGCAGCCGCTCCTGGTCGAGCGCACCGACGTCGGCCCGGTCCTGATCGACGGCCACCGCCGCCTCGCCGCGGCGCGCGCGGCGGGGCTCACCGCCGTGCCGGTGATCGAGCGCACGGGGGATGAGGGGGAGGCGGCGCAGCTTGCCGCCGCCTTGGCCGCCAACCTGCGCCGCAGCGGCCTGGATCCGATCGAGGAGGCGCGCGCCTACGCCCGCGCCACGGAAGCCGGTTGGCCGCAACGGCGCATCGCGGAGGCGGTCGGCTGCTCGCGCCGCCACGTCTCGGAGCGCCTTCGCCTGCTGCGCCTGCCCGAGTCGGTCACCGAGGCGATCTCCGATGGCGTCCTGACGCTTGCCAGCGTCCCGCGCGTCGAGGCCGTGGCCGCCGTGTCGGCCTCCGTCGCGGAAGGCCTCGTGGCCGCCCTGCGCGACGGAGCGGCGACGTCGGCCGATCTCACCGAGCGGCCCGACGTCGTCCTCTCCGAGCTCGCGGAGCATCGCCCGGAGGGTCTGGTCCTCGCAACCCTGCCCGGCTACCTCGACCTCTCCCACCTGCTCGACCCGGAGGCCGACGCCGAGTTGTCGGCCCGCGCTGAGGCGGCCGGGGTGAGTGGTGTCCACCTGACCGTCGAGGACCTCGACGCCGCGCGCGCTTACGGCTGCCTGATCGAGTTCACCGAGCGCGAGGACTCCTACTGGCGACGCGGTTGGGTCGCGGACTCCCCCTGGCTCACCGACCGGGCGCGCCTGCACATCGAGCGCGTCGAGGACCGCGCCGCAGAGCGCGAGCGTGAGGACGCCGTTCGGCGTGCCGCCGACGACCAGGCGCGCGCCGAGCACGCCGCCCGCGACGCCGAGGCGCGCGGTGAGGATCCGCAGGCCGCAGCCGCCTCGGTGGCCGGCGAGTCCGACGGCGAGCGCCGGGCGCGCGAGCGCGCTGAGGCCGCCGAGGATCGGCGCAGCGCGCGCCTCGCGAACCTCGACCTCGGCCGTCGGGCGCTCCTGGCCTACGACGAGCCGCAGGCGATCACGACCGAGATGGCGCGTGCCCTGGCGCTCGCCGCCCTGCACCACCACCAGGCCGAGGCCGCGCGCGGCCTGGTGCTCTGCCACGAGCGCCTCCAGACCACTGAGACGAGAACCACGAAGGCCGGAGCGATGAGCGAGAAGGTCAGCTACGCCGAGCCCGACGAGGCCGAGCGGGCGCTCAGCGAGTGGATCGAGGGCGCACGCACGCCCGAGCAGGTCATCGGGCGCGCCCTCCAGGCGCTGGCGCTCGGGTGGTTCGCCGACCAGGCGGCGCTACCTCGGAGCGAGCGTCGGCCGGGCGTCGTGCCGGGGCGCTGGGGCGGTGGCATAGCCGCCGGCCTGCCGGCCCTCGCGGCCGCCCTTGCGCGCCCGGTGCTGCCCGAGCGCATCGCCGCGCAGCTGCGCGAGTCCCACGACCCCGAGGCGCTCGCCGCGTAG